A genomic window from Negativicutes bacterium includes:
- a CDS encoding sigma-54-dependent Fis family transcriptional regulator, translating to MIRERRSKVKLEGYYRKFIEEGIIDPNVHPWVAKSWEQSKKYQIKNDKMILKNCLSKEQLALQLAKHNNAVAYLDELSEDIREFLNTYNLSLLLLDENCYVLKSFSLPFYQKTPGEIEGARVKIEDVGTSSISIVHEHKTPFFLYGPEMWVEECQQGDACSAPIMLNGELSYIVTLVAVEQEEIPQSAILSLLLTIKHSMEKYLVTLAKVKAQEAILDAAPFAVYHILSGGEVAYTNKLGQSRLFGIGGKGEGDSYTNLNNVLLNYRHTPVYKGFNGVPSYNKEVTWITPNKTYEDITTVVPLERDNEQIVSSVVAVSMPIEDLRTLVAHTAGYTARYSLGCMVGDSVTFNSIKDKANRLAKNNNHILLQGEAGTGKQRMAHGIHQGSVRVAGPLISVKCGDLAPELLEQELFGVAEDFEVSRPGKIELANGGTLFIDEIEKLPAVVAALLAKALTEKKIQRLGDSVKREIDVRIIAACDSDLKRLSERNVFSKELYDIIGRSVIRVPSLRNRREDIPLLADHIITELATQHQLKPKKILAQTAEKLKEYDWPGNTKQLQAVIEYAFFNTAGDQIKPEDINLMGDVKHDNSWKEEREVFLKAWQAAGGNVSRLANLLDVSRVTLYRYIKKYGLEKA from the coding sequence ATGATTAGGGAACGTCGTAGTAAGGTCAAGTTAGAAGGCTATTATCGTAAATTTATAGAAGAAGGAATTATTGATCCGAATGTTCACCCTTGGGTGGCGAAGTCGTGGGAACAAAGTAAGAAGTATCAAATAAAGAACGATAAAATGATTTTGAAAAATTGTTTAAGTAAAGAGCAATTGGCACTACAATTGGCAAAACATAATAATGCGGTAGCGTATTTAGATGAATTGAGTGAGGATATTAGAGAATTCTTAAATACTTATAATTTAAGCTTGCTGTTATTAGATGAAAATTGTTATGTTTTAAAAAGCTTTTCGCTACCTTTCTACCAAAAAACACCGGGAGAAATTGAAGGGGCGAGAGTTAAAATTGAAGATGTTGGAACCTCTAGTATTAGTATTGTGCATGAGCATAAGACGCCATTTTTTCTCTACGGGCCGGAAATGTGGGTGGAAGAATGTCAACAAGGTGATGCTTGTTCAGCACCAATTATGCTAAATGGAGAATTGTCATACATTGTAACATTAGTAGCAGTAGAGCAAGAAGAAATTCCGCAAAGTGCAATTTTATCATTATTACTAACTATCAAACATTCAATGGAAAAATATTTAGTAACCTTAGCCAAGGTTAAAGCGCAAGAAGCAATTTTAGATGCTGCCCCTTTTGCTGTATATCATATTTTATCAGGTGGTGAAGTTGCTTATACTAACAAACTAGGTCAGTCCAGACTCTTTGGTATTGGTGGCAAAGGTGAAGGTGATAGTTATACTAACTTAAATAATGTATTATTAAACTATCGTCATACGCCGGTCTATAAAGGTTTTAATGGCGTTCCTTCATATAATAAAGAAGTGACTTGGATTACGCCGAATAAAACCTATGAAGATATTACGACCGTTGTGCCGTTAGAACGTGATAATGAGCAAATCGTCAGTAGTGTAGTGGCGGTATCAATGCCAATCGAAGATTTAAGAACCTTAGTTGCTCATACTGCCGGCTATACTGCACGATATAGTTTAGGTTGTATGGTCGGTGACAGTGTAACTTTTAATAGTATAAAGGATAAGGCTAATCGTTTAGCAAAAAACAATAATCATATTTTATTGCAAGGTGAAGCCGGAACCGGTAAACAAAGAATGGCACATGGTATTCATCAAGGTAGTGTTAGAGTTGCCGGGCCATTGATTTCTGTGAAATGTGGAGATTTAGCGCCGGAATTACTGGAACAAGAATTATTTGGTGTAGCAGAGGATTTTGAAGTAAGCCGACCGGGGAAAATTGAGCTGGCTAATGGCGGTACACTCTTCATTGATGAGATTGAAAAATTACCGGCAGTAGTGGCAGCGTTACTAGCCAAAGCGTTGACAGAAAAGAAAATACAACGATTGGGTGATAGTGTCAAACGTGAAATTGATGTAAGAATTATTGCCGCATGTGACAGTGACCTAAAAAGATTATCAGAACGCAATGTTTTCTCAAAAGAACTTTATGATATAATTGGTAGAAGTGTGATTAGAGTACCATCGCTTCGTAATCGTCGCGAAGATATTCCGCTATTAGCTGACCATATTATCACTGAACTGGCGACCCAACATCAGTTGAAACCGAAAAAAATATTAGCGCAAACCGCAGAAAAGTTAAAAGAATATGATTGGCCGGGCAATACGAAGCAATTACAAGCAGTGATTGAATATGCATTTTTTAATACTGCGGGTGATCAAATAAAACCGGAAGATATTAATTTAATGGGTGATGTTAAGCATGATAATAGTTGGAAAGAAGAGCGCGAAGTATTTTTGAAAGCATGGCAAGCGGCGGGTGGCAATGTTAGTCGGTTAGCCAACTTATTGGATGTTAGTAGGGTTACTTTATATCGCTATATTAAAAAATATGGTTTAGAAAAGGCTTAA
- a CDS encoding methylglyoxal synthase — translation MKTIALIAHDKKKEEMLTFVKSNIELLSQNKLVATATTGRLIKEQTGLEVETFMSGPLGGDQQIGALVATEQIDLIIFLRDPLTAQPHEPDITALIRICDVHNIPAATNIKSANILIDYITHNKE, via the coding sequence TTGAAAACAATTGCGTTAATTGCTCATGATAAGAAAAAAGAAGAAATGCTCACTTTTGTAAAAAGTAATATTGAACTACTCTCTCAAAATAAATTAGTTGCTACCGCTACCACTGGCCGGTTAATTAAAGAGCAAACCGGTTTAGAAGTTGAAACTTTTATGTCCGGTCCCCTCGGCGGCGACCAACAAATCGGTGCTCTCGTAGCAACTGAACAAATTGATTTAATTATCTTCTTGCGCGATCCATTAACAGCGCAACCTCACGAGCCTGATATTACAGCCTTAATTAGAATTTGTGATGTTCACAATATCCCGGCCGCAACAAACATTAAATCAGCTAATATTTTAATTGATTATATTACTCATAATAAAGAATAA
- the trmB gene encoding tRNA (guanosine(46)-N7)-methyltransferase TrmB, whose translation MRLRKKPWITEAILEFKDFVFTDSEVIKNMSWTESFENKAPLQVELGTGKGTFITTLAQRHPDINFIGIEAQQDVLYYAAKKVAAEKLPNVKLLVFDINHIMEAFANHSIERFYINFCDPWPKPRHAKRRLTHQGFLEKYQQLLTENGQLFFKTDNKDLFDFSLEQFSAAKLKVDNVTFDLHNSNIKENIMTEYEVKFSNLGQKINFCEVTFNVK comes from the coding sequence ATGAGGTTAAGAAAGAAGCCGTGGATAACAGAGGCAATTCTAGAATTTAAAGATTTTGTTTTTACAGATAGTGAAGTTATAAAAAATATGTCTTGGACTGAAAGTTTTGAGAATAAAGCACCGTTGCAGGTTGAATTAGGAACCGGTAAAGGTACTTTTATTACTACCTTGGCGCAACGACATCCTGATATTAATTTTATCGGCATTGAAGCACAACAAGATGTTCTTTATTATGCGGCGAAAAAGGTGGCGGCAGAAAAATTGCCTAATGTGAAACTATTGGTTTTTGATATTAATCACATTATGGAGGCTTTTGCTAATCATAGCATAGAGCGATTTTATATTAATTTTTGTGATCCTTGGCCAAAGCCACGGCATGCGAAGAGAAGATTAACGCACCAAGGATTTTTAGAAAAATATCAGCAATTATTAACTGAAAATGGACAGCTGTTCTTTAAAACTGATAATAAAGATTTATTTGATTTTTCGTTGGAACAATTTTCGGCAGCGAAGTTAAAAGTTGATAACGTAACTTTTGATTTGCATAACAGTAATATTAAAGAAAATATCATGACTGAATATGAAGTTAAATTTAGCAATTTGGGACAGAAGATTAATTTTTGCGAAGTGACTTTTAATGTTAAATAA